A genomic segment from Pseudomonadota bacterium encodes:
- a CDS encoding pyridine nucleotide-disulfide oxidoreductase — protein sequence MKKDVVIIGGSAAGLMAAVTLRKRNPQKSVTVIRNVVKTPVPCGIPYIYGIMGQVDKDLIPDQGFTDQGIEILQKEVINIDRTRKEVEFSDGERLGYNKLILGTGSKPFTPPLPGIDKVNVFTVRKDPVYLKEIYTALEPSRKVVVIGGGFIGVEMAEQIALMGRRLGAEKTVTVVEMLPHCLMLACEEDFCIEIEKELTHLGVNLKTGVQAAELIGQEKVSGVKLADGQLLDADVVIIGIGAQAEIDLALKCGLEADARGGIKVDKYLRTADPDILAAGDCASKFSCITGNPSGIRLASVACSEGMLAAGNLDGPERATLGALGAFSTMVGKRAVAAAGLTSRAAAAEGIDFVVGEVTAPNRHPGHLPGSIADMKIKLLFRRDNGVIIGGHVSGGEAASDMVNIIAVAIQARLTAEQLAIMQYATHPLLTSSPLSYHVMLAAENAALKLS from the coding sequence ATGAAAAAAGATGTGGTAATTATCGGCGGTTCTGCAGCCGGACTGATGGCCGCCGTCACCCTGAGAAAAAGAAACCCGCAGAAAAGCGTTACGGTAATCAGAAACGTGGTCAAAACCCCGGTTCCCTGCGGCATTCCTTATATTTACGGAATTATGGGCCAGGTCGACAAGGACTTGATCCCCGACCAGGGTTTTACGGATCAGGGCATCGAGATTCTGCAAAAGGAAGTCATTAACATCGACCGGACGCGAAAGGAGGTCGAGTTCAGCGATGGCGAACGCCTGGGCTATAACAAGCTGATTCTGGGTACCGGATCGAAACCGTTCACCCCCCCCCTGCCCGGAATCGATAAGGTTAATGTTTTTACCGTGCGTAAGGATCCCGTCTACCTGAAAGAAATTTATACGGCGCTTGAACCATCCCGTAAGGTTGTGGTTATCGGCGGCGGATTCATCGGCGTTGAGATGGCCGAACAGATCGCGCTGATGGGGCGACGGCTGGGGGCCGAAAAAACGGTTACCGTGGTTGAAATGCTGCCGCATTGCCTGATGCTGGCCTGCGAAGAGGATTTCTGCATTGAAATCGAAAAGGAACTGACCCACCTCGGAGTCAACCTCAAGACCGGGGTTCAGGCCGCAGAGCTCATCGGCCAGGAAAAGGTTAGCGGAGTAAAACTGGCAGACGGCCAATTACTTGACGCCGATGTCGTAATCATCGGCATCGGCGCCCAGGCGGAAATCGATCTGGCCTTAAAATGCGGACTTGAAGCCGATGCCCGGGGCGGGATCAAGGTCGACAAGTATCTGCGGACGGCCGATCCCGACATCCTTGCCGCCGGCGACTGCGCCAGCAAATTTTCCTGCATCACCGGAAACCCCAGCGGTATCCGTCTGGCTTCGGTCGCCTGCAGCGAAGGTATGCTTGCCGCCGGCAATCTCGACGGCCCTGAACGCGCCACCCTGGGAGCGCTCGGAGCCTTCAGCACCATGGTCGGCAAACGCGCCGTCGCCGCCGCCGGTCTGACTTCCAGGGCAGCGGCGGCTGAAGGCATTGACTTTGTCGTCGGTGAGGTTACCGCCCCCAACCGTCACCCCGGTCACTTGCCGGGATCTATCGCCGATATGAAAATCAAGCTTCTCTTTCGTCGCGACAACGGCGTGATTATCGGTGGTCATGTCAGCGGCGGCGAGGCAGCTTCCGACATGGTAAACATTATTGCCGTGGCCATTCAGGCCCGCCTGACCGCCGAGCAGTTGGCCATCATGCAATACGCCACGCATCCGCTGCTGACTTCATCGCCGCTGAGTTACCATGTCATGCTGGCGGCGGAGAATGCGGCCCTCAAGCTGAGCTGA